The genomic interval CAGCATAAGCAGTAGCAGATGCCAGTATTGACAAAAGTATAAGTGATTTTTTCATAATAAATTTCTCCCCATATATTACTTGTTTATTTTTATTGATTTGTTAAAACAAAGCGCCTCTTTTAAAATAACATTTCCGTTTTCCTTTAGTTCATGTTCAATCATTTCATATGTAGGATCATAGAATCCAGAACAAATGAGACAGGCAAAGCCATGAACATACCACCAACCTTTTTTTAACATCCATTCAATTGTTTCATCTTCAAGAAAATTGTAGCTGCTTCCTTCTTTAAAGCCTTTAAAAACTAGGCCCTTTAACTCTTCAACTAGTTCATCTAAAAAATTCTTAGATAAATTTTCTCTCATGAATATTGCTCTAAAAAGTGCCTTTTCTTCCTTTGCAAACAAGCAAATTCCAATACCTATATTCAAAAGACTTAAATCAGTATAATTAATAGCCACTTTATCAAAAAGTTTATTTTTCGCAACTTTAGATAATTGATTTTTTAATACTGTCATAGATCCAAAATTAGAATAAATAGATATAGTGGAAGAATTTAGTTTTGCAGCTAT from Fusobacterium sp. IOR10 carries:
- a CDS encoding TetR/AcrR family transcriptional regulator, with translation MARTLKFSKDKILNVAYNILITEGMKSVTARNIAAKLNSSTISIYSNFGSMTVLKNQLSKVAKNKLFDKVAINYTDLSLLNIGIGICLFAKEEKALFRAIFMRENLSKNFLDELVEELKGLVFKGFKEGSSYNFLEDETIEWMLKKGWWYVHGFACLICSGFYDPTYEMIEHELKENGNVILKEALCFNKSIKINK